GGCGCGCTATTTTTTCCCCACTGATCCGGTTTGGGAAGTGGCTGCCCTGATTGCCCTGGTCTTAGGCCGCTACTGGATTGCTAAAGGGGCTGGCACCACCAACGTCACTTGGGGCTTTTTGGTTCACGATTGGCGGGTCATGCTGCTGACGCTTGGTATCAGCGCCATTGGCTTTACGATTTTTCGAGAGCGGCGACAGGGCCGTTTACTGGTGCTGATCCTGCTGCCGCTGTTGACCGCCGTGATCCACAGTTCTGGAGAACGAGTGCTGGCGGTCGCCTGCCTGAGCGGCCTGATTGCCTGGATCTATCAGAAGCTGCCCGATGATTTAGATCTCTCTGCCGATAAGGGACGACTGGAGTCACAGACCATGTTTCGCTTTTTTCGCGGCGATCGCGCCTTGCTTTCTCTTGATCAGCCTCTCAATGCCGCTAAGGTGGGCGGCAAAGCCGCTACGCTAGCCCGACTCAGGGCCTGGGGCTATCCGGTGCCTCTGGGCTATGTTCTACCCGCTGGAGACGATCCTAAGCCGCTGATCGAAATTACTAAACCCTCAGCGGCTCAACCTGTGGTGGTGCGATCCTCAGCCATGGACGAAGACACAGAACTGGCCTCAGCAGCGGGCCTCTACACCTCAATTACCAACGTCACTAGTCAACCCGCGCTGGAAGTAGCCATTCAGCGCTGCTTTGCCTCTTACAACAATCCAGGCGCAGTGCAGTATCGGCGCGATATGGCCGGCCATCGCACAAGCGATCGCAACTCCCCCAATCAAGGGCTGGCCGTTTTAGTTCAAGCACAGGTGCAGGGCGTATTCTCTGGAGTTGCTTTTAGCCGCGACCCGATTGCCCGCTGCGGCGATGCCGTGGTGATTGAAGCATTGCCAGGAGCCGCCAGCCAGGTGGTTTCGGGCCAGCAAACGCCAGAGTCTTACCAGGTGTGGGTAGGGCCAGACGACTTAGGGCTTCTAGAGGGCGAAGATGCTTGGAAAATTCCCGATGCGCTGACCCTGACGGTGGAGGGCCAGGGTCAGGTGCCCGCCCGCCTGATTCAACAGGTAGCCTACTTGGCCCGCCACTTGGAGGAACGCTACCACGGCATTCCTCAGGACATTGAGTGGAGCTATGACGGTGAAAACCTATGGCTGCTGCAAAGTCGCCCGATTACTACCCTGCAGCCGATCTGGACTCGCAAAATCGCTGCCGAGGTGATTCCGGGCAGCATCCGCCCGCTCACCTGGTCGATTAATCGGCCGCTGACCTGCGGCGTATGGGGCGATATTTTTACGATTGTGCTGGGGCCACGGGCTCAGGGGCTGGACTTTGAAGAAACGGCCACGCTACACCACAGCTATGCCTACTTCAATGCCACTCTGCTGGGCGACATCTTCCGGCGTATGGGCCTGCCTGCCGAAAGCCTGGAGTTTTTGACGCGGGGAGCCAAGTTTAGCAAGCCACCCCTAGCCTCAACAATGCGCAACCTGCCGGGTCTGCTGCGGCTGCTGGGGCGAGAACTGTCGCTCGAAAAAGACTTTGAGCAAGAATTTCAGACGTTGCTACAGCCAGAGCTAGAACAGCTGGCAGCGGTTGACCCCAAAACTTTGGCGCCCTCTGAACTGCTGCAGCGCATTGAAACAGTGCTCGCCCTGCTGCGACGGGCCACCTACTACAACATTTTCACCCCACTGAGCTTTGCCATTCGAGACGGGATGTTTAAGGTGCCTGCTCCAGCCCTAGATGCGGGGCAGAACCCAGAAGTAGCAGCGCTGAAGGAATTGGCTGCGATCGCAGCCGAAACCCGCCAGCTCCTGCCCGCTAGCACTCGCTCCAGCATTACCGATGCCCCCTCGCTAATGACCGCGCTCTCAGAAACAACCGAGGGCCAGATTGTCCTGAGCCAGCTAGATCAGTTCATCGCCACTTACGGCTATCTGAGCCAAGTGGGCACCGATATCGCTGTCCCCACCTGGCGAGAAAACCCCAGCCCAGTGCGAGAACTGCTGGCCCAATATGTCATGACTCCCCCGACAACCCCAGCCCCCGAGCCAACGACCGATGCCAGCGGCTGGAAGCGAGATGCTGTGCAGCAGCGGCTGGATCTAAAAGGCCAGGTCAATGCCCTCTACAGCCGCCTGCTGGACGAACTGCGCCGCTGTTTCTTGGCACTAGAGAGTCGCTGGCTGGAGGCCGGTCTGCTGTTCCAGACAGGCGATATTTTCTTTCTCACATTTGAAGAAATCAAAACCCTGATCACTACCCCTGACGCTCTGCAGGACAGCCTGCCTCAGCGCCTCAGCACTCGGCAACAGCAGTTTGAGGCCGACCGCCAGCTCAATCCAGTGCCTATGCTGGTGTTTGGCAACGATCCGCCTCGGGTTGACCGCGCCACCCTGACCGTGAGCCCTCTAGGCGTGGCCCAAACCTTAAGCGGCATCGGGGCCAGCCCCGGCATTGTGGAGGGCAAAATTCGGGTGATGCGAGAGCTGACCTCTCTAGAGGGAGCAGACGGCTCGATCATTTTGGTGGTGCCCTACACCGATGCTGGTTGGGCACCGCTACTCGCCCGCGCCAATGGCCTAATTGCTGAAGTTGGCGGTCGTCTATCCCACGGCGCGATTGTTGCTCGCGAATATGGCATTCCAGCGGTGATGGATGTCACTGCCGCGACTCAGCGCTTTCACGACGGGCAAAGGGTCCGGATTGACGGGGCAGCAGGCACGGTGGAGGTTTTGGCCGAGTAAACCTAGTAGCTAGTCGCAGCCGTGACGCGCCAGAGCAACTAGCTATTAATTAAGTAGGGCTAAGCATACCGAAACCCAACAGTAGAGGGGGTTGTTGGTCGCGCTGCGCTTGACCTGACCTGCGGGACTGTAGGGATGTTTGGGACGGCTATGTTTTTACTCGGTTGTCGGAGTAAAGAAACAGGGTGAAGAGAATGGCAAAGGTTAGATCAAGCACGCCTGAAATCAGGAAAAACGGGTGAAGATTGCCCAGCAGAACGTGATAGGCCAATACTGCAAAGACGCTATATTGGGCCAGCACGCCCAGCTTGATAATGCCGTAGTTGTGGTCAATATCTTCAGCCACCCACCAATAGCCAATGCCAATGATTAGAACCAGGCCATAGAATAACTGCGAGTATTCGGGATTGGCCAAAGGCTCGGTGGCGAGCAGATCGCGTATCCAGCGATCGCAAAATAGCAGCAGGATACCTTCGACCCAATTGATTACGGCTTTGGTCTGGAATATGAGTTTCCAAGGAAGGGAATTGTTCATAAGCTCAAATACTGGATACAACTGCAGCTGCAGACGTGGCACTAGGCCCCTGTGCGCCTAGCCTAAATAAGGTGTTGTTAGACAGACTTTAGGGATTTGGAATCGTTAGCAGCCATTTGTTCTTGAAGCTGCTTTTTGGCCGCTTTAAAGTCAGTCGCTAGCTGCTTCTGCTGCTCGTGGCTAAAGCAATCTTTGAGTTTTGGAAAAATGTCTTTTTCTTCCTGATTGACATGACTGCGAACAGCGATTCTGACCTGCTCGATCTGGGCTTTGAAGTTTGGATCGGTAGGATTCAAAGCTTTTATGTCATCTAGCATTTCAATCACACCGTCAGTCTGATCAAAGATTTCCGGCATCTGCGAGTAATGGGGCTGGACTGCCGGATAGAGCACCTGCTCTTCGGCTAGACCGTGAATGGTGACATCACTATAGAGCTGGCCAAAATACTCTTGAATCTTCTGAGGATCGTCGCTGCCCAAGATTTCGGTAAACAGAACATCCGCTTTGCTGTGATCCATTAGAAGCAGTTCGCGAATGGGAATTTCGTCATCGGTACGAGTGATGAGGCTGCCTGCAATGCCAGCGAGGGCTGCGATCGCATCTTCAACCCGCGCCCACAGTCCTTGCTCTGCGTCCTGTCCAGTGAGCTCACGCACACCCAAGAGTTCTATCATGCCCTTGAGCTGTTCTTGGTGAGCCCGGTTTTCAAAGTTGATTGTGTGCAGCGGTGTGATTGCGGCTTCGACATCGGCCCCAACTCGTTGGGCGATCTTGTGAATCACTAGCCCCGTCATTGTCTGTTGATGCTTTAACAGCTCATGCTGAGATACCTTCTCAGCCAGCGTCAGGTCAGAGCTCTCCATCAGACTGTGAAGGGTTTTGACCTGTTGTTCAATAGTGTCTTTGGGCTGAGCCTGAATGCCGTACTGAACGATCACTGTTTCGAGAATGCTCAGGTTTTTTTGATCCTGCTCCAGCATCTTCTGCAAACGCGGGCGAAGGGCTCCATCAAGTGCATCTAGCAGCATTTGATCGACGGAAATCAGCAGCCTCTGGAGGGCTTTCATGCCTGCAAGTTGTTCTGCGATCGCAAGGCGCTTAGTGTCGTTCAAAGTAGCCGACATTTCCCTGTTCCTCTAGCAAAGGCAACGACTTTCGGACACCCTAGCGGCTCTCCTTCTAACGACATCTCTACCAAAGGAGTAACGCCTATTTAGCTAAGAGGATGAAGTTTAGCAAACCCGCTCTGTAGAAACTATTCAGCTAGGGGCGCTAAGGTGACACTGCCTGCCGGAAACAGGGTCAGGCGCAGCTGCTGGGGCGATGCTTGAGGAGCTAAAACCGGACTGCCTAGAGGGGGCAGGGGAATGCGATCGCGATTTTCCCGCGCCAGCCTGCCCTGAGGGATGACGCTCTGTAGATTGCCCGCCTCATCAATTACTAAAACATAGACCAGCGAGTCGGCCAGATTGGCGGGCGGCACCCACTGTTCTTGCAGCGTGAACTGCAACGCCTCTAGCGATCGCGCTGCTGGGGGCGGGGCTTCGGTGGCTTGGCTGCTGAGACTACCGACAGCACTATCCGCCGAGGCATCAGGAGGTTGAGCAGGCAACTGGGGCGGGGCGCTCAGGACAGAAGGGGGGGCAGGTTCTAGAGCTCGGTTAGCCTCAGGCCCGGGCTCAGACGGCACCGGGGCGGCTTCTATCTGGGGCAGCGCTTGCTGCTCCCCAGGAACCTTAGCCGTGGGTGGAGCCGCTGGGCTTTGAGAAGGTGCCGTTGGGCTTTGGGAAGGTACTGCGTCCCCGTTTAGAACGACAGGCGGCGGGCCGACAGCTCCACTAGGGGCGGGAGGTACTGCCTGATTGAGTTCTCCAGGGGCCGTTGGCACTTCGGTCGCTTCTGGCAACCCGGTTTGCGGCATAGAAAAGCTTTCGGCTCCGGGCTCAGGGGCCATGCTATCGGCACTGCCGCCAGCGGGGGCTGAGGCCGTTGTCTCTAGCTGAGATACCGAGTTGCGCTGCAAAATTCCTGGTAAGACAGCACTTGCGCCAACCACGACCAGTAAGGCTGCCGCTGCCGTTCCCCCCCAAGCCAGCCGCCGAGACGGAGAACGGCGACGAGATCTGGCCTCAGCCGGGGCAACCTCAGTGGGCAGCACGTCAACGGCCTCCTCTAGCTGGGCCAGCACATCGGCTAGGTCGGCTAGCTGCAGCGTACTCAGACGCACCTGCCGAGGACCGCTGTGAACCGCTAAGTTACCTAGATCCAGGCTGTGACGGCTAGGGCTGTAGGGCTGTAGGGAAATGCCCTCAACCGCTGCCGGTCGCAAGGCACTCTCAGCAGGCCCGTTTAGGTAGTTTTGAACGTAGGTTTGAACGAGGGTCGAAAGGTCTAGGAGATGCGATCGCATTCCCCGTGCTGCTATTACCGGGTTTCCTGAGGCGTCTTGAATCTGCAGGTCAAACCGCAGCCGCTTCAGAATAGGCTGCTCAGCCACCTGGCTCAGGGGAGAAAGTTCCCCCATCACCTCAAGGGTGCAGGTTGGGGCCGTATACCGGAGAGAGGTTAGTTCAGAGATCGGCGTCATGGATACTCACTTTGCCCGGTCCAGCAGCGATAGCCAGAGCCGACGATCACCGCCAGTTCCGCTGTAAAAGAGCAAATCAGTCAGCAGTTTTAGGGCCAGGGCGCTCAGCTCCTCAGGCGTTGCCTCGCTATCGCCCTCCATGCGCTCCTCGTAGGTGTTGCTAAAGGCGTCAAGGTAGTCACCCAGCCGCGCTACTCGATGGGGCGGCAGCTGCCGCTCTAAAACATCCTCTAGCAGCCCTACCGCCTGACGAATCACAGCCTTATGCTGCTGGGCCAAATGACAGCTAACCAGCACCAGCGCCCGCGCTTCCTCGATATCAAGCTTTTTGCGACCCTGGCCCTTACGCAATGGGCTGGCCTGCCGCAACCGCCACAGGCTCACGCGATCGCTCAAAAAATCCTCTATCCCCAGCGTCTTTGCCGCCGTTAACATCGCATCTGACCCAATTCCAGTAAGAGATTCTAAAGCCAGCAGCACCAGATCTAGCTGAGCCTTGATGTTGTCCAGCTGGCGGGGAGACATTGGCTCCTCTGGTACACCGGGCTGAACTTGAGCAGAAAAAGACGGTTCCACTGCCCGCCACCTTTCTAAGCTAAGGGATACGGCCCATTGTGGCACAGGGGTTACAGAACCTGAAACACCAGCCTTAGTCGTGAGCAATCCTTAATTGACTGGGATTGTTTTCAAGTTCTTTGTGAGGGTCGAGGGTTGAAGCTGAGGCATGACTTTTGAGGGTTATCTAAATTAATCCTAAAACAGACTGATTTGAGTCCCAGAAGCACCCTCGGGCAGTGCTGATTGGCCCTTTCGAGAAGAAGAGAGCCGATCTGCTAAGCGGGTCGTTTCGGGCAGACGGTAGCGGGTGGTGCAGCGCAGGGTGTAGTCAATGGCCGTTTCCAAGCTGATGCGATGGCCGGGGGAAATGTAAAGCGGGTTGACCTTGTCTCGACTGCGGAGCACTGCCCCAATCCGTTCACCTTTGTCTAACAGCGGCACCCATGCGCCCTTTTCGCTGGGCACAGGGTCATGGGTACCGACGAGCCGAGATTTGGCCACCCCGATAGTAGGGCAATTGATCAGCAGGCCCAAGTGCGAAGCAATGCCGAGGCGGCGCGGGTGAGCAATGCCTTGGCCATCGCAGAGAATCAGATCGGGGTTGGTTTTAAGCTGGGCTAACGCATCTAGCACGGCAGGCACTTCTCGAAACGAGAGCAGACCCGGCACGTAGGGAAAGATCGTGGGGCGGCGTACCAGGGCTTCTTCAACCGGCACTAGATCAGGAAAGCTGAGAACCACAACGGCAGCGCGGGTGATAGTGCCGTCGGCCTCAAATCCGGCATCGACTCCAGCGACGTAGGTAATCGGGTCGGGCAGCTGGTCTTGGGTGATGATCTGGGGGCGCAGCTGGTGCTGCAGTGCGATCGCATCTGCTGCCGTTGTCGGCCACTGCTCAGGAGGCGTGATATCCATCAGTTAAGTCCATTTAATAATTCCATCAAAGCTGTTAAGAAAGGCTGTCGCTCGTTCGTTTTTCGGTAGCATCTAAAGACCATTTTGAGACCAACCTGGATACCTATGGGGATTCGGCACTGCATCACCCTTCTGGGCACTACCCTGGTCGTCACCGCTTCATCTGCGCTAGCGCAGATGCCGTCCGAGGTGCCCTCTCTTGAGCCTATGACCGGCCAAATTTATCAGAGTGAGTGGAATCAGCGCAGCCTCTATAGGGAAGTGTTGCCCCTTTGGCTAATCGCTGCCAGCCTAGCGGGCGGTGCCTTGATTGCGCTGACCTGGCTGCACCTATACCAGCAGCGATGGCGACAGCGTGTTGAGCTGGCCCGGCAAGAGACCAAAGCCTTTCGAGAGCGAGAGGCCGTCAGGAACGTGCTCGACATTCTCGACTACGAGGAGTACCGCACGTTTTACGTCAAACACCCCCAAGATGGTCGGCTGCTGACCTTTGAGGCCAGTGACGACCTGCTGCGACGAGCCCTCAGATCCCACGATCAGATGGTCAAAACCCGCCAGGGCCTAGACGAAATCAAGCAGCTTACGGCCCAGCAGCCCGACGCCATCGACGCTAAGACTGTGGCGGTTTTTAAGCGTTACGAAACCGAAGAATTTGTCATTGAAATTATTCTGCGGGACTGGTTTGACTCCTTTTTGGGGGGGCTAGAGAACTTTGACACTCTGATCGAGGCTGGCCTGATCTCCGCTAGCGAGCTTAAGCCGTTCGTCATTCACTGGATCAAGCTGATTGGCGATCGCCGCTACCGACGCAAGGGCGGCTCTGGCTTTTACGACCAGTTTTTCCACTATATCCACTGGGCCGGATATAGCCGGGTGCAAAAGCTTTTTGAGCGCTACGGCTACAAGATTTTGCCGCCGCCCTATTCCTCCCATGACTTCGCCCAGATCAGCCAAGAGCAGTCTTCCGATACGCACCGGGCCATCAGTCTGGCGAAGGCTGCCTATCTGGTCTACGAAGATCAGGACTACGTTAACGACATTGTTGGCAACTGGGTCAGCAGCGAGGACGACAACCGCTGGATGAAAATGTCGCCCCAAGAATACGTTGTAGAGGTGCTTAATAACTGGCTTAAGGAAGGAAAGCAGCCCAGCAAATCT
The window above is part of the Pseudanabaena sp. FACHB-2040 genome. Proteins encoded here:
- a CDS encoding glycerol-3-phosphate acyltransferase; protein product: MSLLQVWGALVIFGLCPLLGGLPLTGWITRLVSGHNLANVGTGNVGVSAAFYHGGKLAGVLAVLAEAFKGIAAVLLARYFFPTDPVWEVAALIALVLGRYWIAKGAGTTNVTWGFLVHDWRVMLLTLGISAIGFTIFRERRQGRLLVLILLPLLTAVIHSSGERVLAVACLSGLIAWIYQKLPDDLDLSADKGRLESQTMFRFFRGDRALLSLDQPLNAAKVGGKAATLARLRAWGYPVPLGYVLPAGDDPKPLIEITKPSAAQPVVVRSSAMDEDTELASAAGLYTSITNVTSQPALEVAIQRCFASYNNPGAVQYRRDMAGHRTSDRNSPNQGLAVLVQAQVQGVFSGVAFSRDPIARCGDAVVIEALPGAASQVVSGQQTPESYQVWVGPDDLGLLEGEDAWKIPDALTLTVEGQGQVPARLIQQVAYLARHLEERYHGIPQDIEWSYDGENLWLLQSRPITTLQPIWTRKIAAEVIPGSIRPLTWSINRPLTCGVWGDIFTIVLGPRAQGLDFEETATLHHSYAYFNATLLGDIFRRMGLPAESLEFLTRGAKFSKPPLASTMRNLPGLLRLLGRELSLEKDFEQEFQTLLQPELEQLAAVDPKTLAPSELLQRIETVLALLRRATYYNIFTPLSFAIRDGMFKVPAPALDAGQNPEVAALKELAAIAAETRQLLPASTRSSITDAPSLMTALSETTEGQIVLSQLDQFIATYGYLSQVGTDIAVPTWRENPSPVRELLAQYVMTPPTTPAPEPTTDASGWKRDAVQQRLDLKGQVNALYSRLLDELRRCFLALESRWLEAGLLFQTGDIFFLTFEEIKTLITTPDALQDSLPQRLSTRQQQFEADRQLNPVPMLVFGNDPPRVDRATLTVSPLGVAQTLSGIGASPGIVEGKIRVMRELTSLEGADGSIILVVPYTDAGWAPLLARANGLIAEVGGRLSHGAIVAREYGIPAVMDVTAATQRFHDGQRVRIDGAAGTVEVLAE
- a CDS encoding hemerythrin domain-containing protein, translating into MSATLNDTKRLAIAEQLAGMKALQRLLISVDQMLLDALDGALRPRLQKMLEQDQKNLSILETVIVQYGIQAQPKDTIEQQVKTLHSLMESSDLTLAEKVSQHELLKHQQTMTGLVIHKIAQRVGADVEAAITPLHTINFENRAHQEQLKGMIELLGVRELTGQDAEQGLWARVEDAIAALAGIAGSLITRTDDEIPIRELLLMDHSKADVLFTEILGSDDPQKIQEYFGQLYSDVTIHGLAEEQVLYPAVQPHYSQMPEIFDQTDGVIEMLDDIKALNPTDPNFKAQIEQVRIAVRSHVNQEEKDIFPKLKDCFSHEQQKQLATDFKAAKKQLQEQMAANDSKSLKSV
- a CDS encoding DUF4335 domain-containing protein, which translates into the protein MTPISELTSLRYTAPTCTLEVMGELSPLSQVAEQPILKRLRFDLQIQDASGNPVIAARGMRSHLLDLSTLVQTYVQNYLNGPAESALRPAAVEGISLQPYSPSRHSLDLGNLAVHSGPRQVRLSTLQLADLADVLAQLEEAVDVLPTEVAPAEARSRRRSPSRRLAWGGTAAAALLVVVGASAVLPGILQRNSVSQLETTASAPAGGSADSMAPEPGAESFSMPQTGLPEATEVPTAPGELNQAVPPAPSGAVGPPPVVLNGDAVPSQSPTAPSQSPAAPPTAKVPGEQQALPQIEAAPVPSEPGPEANRALEPAPPSVLSAPPQLPAQPPDASADSAVGSLSSQATEAPPPAARSLEALQFTLQEQWVPPANLADSLVYVLVIDEAGNLQSVIPQGRLARENRDRIPLPPLGSPVLAPQASPQQLRLTLFPAGSVTLAPLAE
- a CDS encoding DUF3038 domain-containing protein, whose amino-acid sequence is MSPRQLDNIKAQLDLVLLALESLTGIGSDAMLTAAKTLGIEDFLSDRVSLWRLRQASPLRKGQGRKKLDIEEARALVLVSCHLAQQHKAVIRQAVGLLEDVLERQLPPHRVARLGDYLDAFSNTYEERMEGDSEATPEELSALALKLLTDLLFYSGTGGDRRLWLSLLDRAK
- the nfi gene encoding deoxyribonuclease V (cleaves DNA at apurinic or apyrimidinic sites), with amino-acid sequence MDITPPEQWPTTAADAIALQHQLRPQIITQDQLPDPITYVAGVDAGFEADGTITRAAVVVLSFPDLVPVEEALVRRPTIFPYVPGLLSFREVPAVLDALAQLKTNPDLILCDGQGIAHPRRLGIASHLGLLINCPTIGVAKSRLVGTHDPVPSEKGAWVPLLDKGERIGAVLRSRDKVNPLYISPGHRISLETAIDYTLRCTTRYRLPETTRLADRLSSSRKGQSALPEGASGTQISLF
- a CDS encoding lipase family protein, which produces MGIRHCITLLGTTLVVTASSALAQMPSEVPSLEPMTGQIYQSEWNQRSLYREVLPLWLIAASLAGGALIALTWLHLYQQRWRQRVELARQETKAFREREAVRNVLDILDYEEYRTFYVKHPQDGRLLTFEASDDLLRRALRSHDQMVKTRQGLDEIKQLTAQQPDAIDAKTVAVFKRYETEEFVIEIILRDWFDSFLGGLENFDTLIEAGLISASELKPFVIHWIKLIGDRRYRRKGGSGFYDQFFHYIHWAGYSRVQKLFERYGYKILPPPYSSHDFAQISQEQSSDTHRAISLAKAAYLVYEDQDYVNDIVGNWVSSEDDNRWMKMSPQEYVVEVLNNWLKEGKQPSKSTLKGSFFYLDKKKTDTQAFIFCQGEDIILAFRGSQQLNDWRTNFKIRLNQFTVLADQQPVPPLGRVHRGFLAAWHSVEMEVLDYLRKRWMPASRLWITGHSLGGALAAMAAVSLESQGFQVSGLYTFGQPRIADWKLVNYMNSKMRDRIFRYANNNDVVPLIPPPILPWVPTRVYGHMGHFRYFDWRGNLQRQSFPTERLPDRLLGYLMAIGRPGLDSIGDHKMEFYLANLQKALEKEQEEAKIEAEKKNIHSQSVAPLTPDPIN